A part of Haloarchaeobius sp. HME9146 genomic DNA contains:
- a CDS encoding rhodanese-like domain-containing protein has translation MSSEQGGRRQQVALTKGYRELVKEAKAAVRAYQPADALARFGDSDVLFVDVRDGIELRRTGKIPDAIHASRGMLEFYLDPKSPYAIDEIDPGKELIFYSAGGSRAALAAQRAAEMGFPYVIRVEDGFDGWRRAGGPVEPVTVAT, from the coding sequence ATGTCCAGCGAACAGGGGGGACGCCGCCAGCAGGTGGCACTGACGAAGGGGTATCGAGAGCTGGTCAAGGAAGCGAAAGCCGCGGTCAGGGCGTACCAGCCCGCAGACGCACTGGCCCGGTTCGGCGACAGCGACGTGCTGTTCGTCGACGTGCGCGACGGAATCGAGCTCCGGAGAACTGGCAAGATACCCGACGCGATACACGCCTCGCGTGGGATGCTCGAGTTCTATCTCGACCCGAAGAGCCCGTACGCTATCGACGAAATCGACCCGGGGAAGGAGCTCATCTTCTACTCTGCCGGCGGGAGCCGAGCCGCACTCGCCGCCCAGCGCGCGGCCGAGATGGGTTTCCCGTACGTCATCCGGGTCGAAGACGGGTTCGACGGCTGGCGACGGGCCGGTGGGCCGGTCGAACCCGTGACCGTCGCAACCTGA
- a CDS encoding cytochrome c biogenesis CcdA family protein codes for MDFLAASWLWYAFTLGAGAFFAPCAFPLLPGYVSYYVGTSASESEDADGGVSAATVGRAVGVALLVSVGFFAVYGVLGGVVVTLGTRYLQHIAILELVVGALLILLGVAMALGVKLSLRQVVLPERNRSARGYVAFGVVYAAAAAGCTAPLFFSVVLGALTTNPGAGVARLVAYAAGMSVLMILLTVATALGRDVFVRKLTRNTGRITRAAGVLLVGAGVYQIYLFFVEFDGATLLGLA; via the coding sequence ATGGACTTCCTCGCCGCGTCCTGGCTCTGGTACGCGTTCACCCTCGGCGCAGGAGCCTTCTTCGCGCCGTGTGCGTTTCCGCTCTTGCCGGGCTACGTCTCCTACTACGTCGGTACGAGTGCCAGCGAGAGCGAGGACGCCGACGGGGGCGTCTCGGCGGCGACCGTCGGCCGGGCGGTCGGCGTCGCCCTGCTCGTCAGTGTAGGCTTCTTCGCGGTGTACGGCGTTCTGGGCGGGGTCGTCGTCACCCTCGGCACGCGGTACCTCCAGCACATCGCGATTCTGGAACTCGTCGTCGGGGCGCTGCTGATACTCCTCGGCGTGGCGATGGCGCTGGGCGTGAAACTCAGCCTCCGACAGGTCGTCCTCCCGGAACGGAACCGCTCCGCGAGGGGCTACGTCGCCTTCGGCGTGGTGTACGCCGCGGCCGCCGCGGGCTGTACCGCACCCCTCTTCTTCAGCGTCGTCCTCGGCGCGCTGACGACGAACCCCGGTGCCGGGGTCGCCCGGTTGGTGGCCTACGCGGCCGGGATGAGCGTCCTGATGATACTCCTGACCGTCGCGACCGCGCTCGGGAGGGACGTGTTCGTGCGCAAACTCACCCGGAACACTGGACGCATAACCCGCGCCGCCGGGGTCTTGCTCGTGGGCGCTGGCGTCTACCAGATATACCTCTTCTTCGTGGAGTTCGACGGCGCGACACTGCTCGGGCTGGCGTGA
- the eif1A gene encoding translation initiation factor eIF-1A — translation MSDNEGGGRRNLRMPDDDEVFATVTNMLGANRVRVRCADGVERTARIPGKMQKRVWIREDDVVLVSPWDWQDEKADITWRYEKQDADQLRQEGHIQ, via the coding sequence ATGAGTGACAACGAGGGCGGCGGTCGACGTAACCTTCGTATGCCAGACGACGACGAGGTGTTCGCGACGGTGACGAACATGCTCGGCGCGAACCGTGTCAGAGTCCGCTGTGCCGACGGCGTCGAGCGCACAGCCCGGATTCCGGGCAAGATGCAAAAGCGCGTGTGGATCCGCGAGGACGACGTGGTCCTCGTGAGCCCGTGGGACTGGCAGGACGAGAAGGCAGACATCACCTGGCGCTACGAGAAACAGGACGCCGACCAGCTCCGCCAGGAAGGTCACATCCAGTAA
- a CDS encoding oxidoreductase, whose product MSERRNSPDSVDEVTGELPAVGTAVVTGANSGLGFEVTKGLAKKGTHVVMACRSIERGSDAKRRIEAEVPGASLTVNELDLADLESVSAFAEWFTSTYDTLDVLCNNAGVMAIPRTETEQGFEYQFGVNHLGHFALTAHLLPVLRQTTGESRVVVQSSVGHRNGDIDFEDLQGEESYSAWGAYGQSKLANLLFAYELDRRLRMAKASVKSLGCHPGGSKTNLLNHSATQGGFRPDLLLMRLLNAVIVRSAERGAESMLYAALDPSIDGGEYVGPDGFMNMYGDPVVQPSSDRSYDETLARRLWGVSEDLTGVSFDLPEPN is encoded by the coding sequence ATGTCTGAACGACGCAATTCCCCCGATTCAGTCGACGAGGTAACTGGTGAGCTGCCTGCTGTCGGGACAGCCGTGGTGACGGGGGCGAACAGCGGACTCGGCTTCGAGGTGACGAAGGGTCTCGCCAAGAAGGGTACACACGTCGTGATGGCGTGCCGGAGCATCGAGCGCGGCTCGGACGCGAAACGGCGAATCGAAGCCGAGGTCCCGGGAGCGTCACTGACTGTGAACGAGCTCGACCTCGCCGACCTCGAGTCGGTCTCGGCGTTCGCCGAGTGGTTCACGTCGACGTACGACACGCTCGACGTACTCTGTAACAACGCGGGTGTGATGGCGATCCCACGCACGGAGACCGAACAGGGATTCGAGTACCAGTTCGGCGTCAACCACCTCGGACACTTCGCGCTCACCGCCCACCTCCTCCCCGTCCTACGGCAGACCACGGGCGAGTCCCGTGTCGTCGTGCAGAGTAGTGTCGGGCACAGGAACGGCGATATCGACTTCGAGGACCTCCAGGGCGAGGAGTCGTACAGTGCGTGGGGGGCGTACGGGCAGTCGAAACTCGCGAACCTCCTCTTTGCATACGAACTCGACCGTCGACTCCGCATGGCGAAGGCGAGCGTGAAGAGCCTCGGCTGCCACCCGGGTGGGTCCAAGACGAACCTCCTGAACCACAGCGCCACACAGGGCGGGTTCCGACCCGACCTCCTGCTGATGAGACTCCTGAACGCAGTAATCGTACGGAGCGCCGAACGTGGCGCAGAGTCGATGCTCTACGCAGCCCTCGACCCGAGTATCGACGGCGGCGAGTACGTCGGCCCCGACGGCTTCATGAACATGTACGGCGACCCGGTGGTCCAGCCGTCGAGCGACCGATCATACGATGAGACACTCGCCCGCCGTCTCTGGGGCGTCTCCGAAGACCTCACTGGGGTCTCGTTCGACCTCCCTGAACCGAACTAG
- a CDS encoding DUF460 domain-containing protein, which translates to MSARTTALDAVIFGVDIQSGDVRGDAPSYALVVFDGESVERDVVTYRKLRRRIDAETPAIVATDNMYELAEDKDDLVRFLGSLPDETRLVQVTGDEQPEPLSRVASRYGVPYGKDPMQEAEAAARLAAGNVGYEVSAFTDTTQVKVSRGRSTGKGGWSQDRYTRRIHGNVKKRAREVESTLTEAALDYEVDVTEKYGGYSSAVFSVDAHPADIPLSRNRSGDTRIEIERERRDGIEFEPLAKRRDHVIVGVDPGTTTAVAIVGLDGQVLDVLSTRTADMAAVIEWVVERGRPVIVAADVTPMPNTVQRVRTSFDAVGWEPTSDLPVDEKQHRTRETGYDNDHERDALAAALFAYDDHEDQFDRIARKTPPQLDLGTVTAKVLAGEGNVEAVIDDLTESEDEGEEEHEHDPRELTQEEKRIRDLERQVERLDEHVDSLESTIEEKDERIEELEQELSEARREERREARERRTVTRLERRNRALERDLDEKDEEIEALEGKLKRLKELWKLDHSNFADVSEKKKGLVPVKPVDKFTKDAIDAAHESYGLAKGDVVYLRDASGAGPSTAEKLVAHEPRVVIKDGGLSEAADQILFEHRIPVGPADDVAMQEVDELAVAREDDVKAVIADWEDRAEERKKSQKNEMVDQIISEHRAERGTGRF; encoded by the coding sequence GTGAGCGCCCGTACCACGGCCCTCGACGCCGTCATCTTCGGCGTCGACATCCAGAGCGGGGACGTCCGGGGTGACGCACCTTCTTACGCGCTCGTCGTCTTCGACGGGGAATCCGTCGAACGCGACGTGGTCACCTACCGCAAGCTCCGCCGCCGCATCGACGCCGAGACGCCGGCTATCGTGGCCACCGACAACATGTACGAACTCGCCGAGGACAAGGACGACCTGGTCCGCTTCCTCGGGAGCCTCCCGGACGAGACACGCCTCGTCCAGGTGACGGGTGACGAACAGCCAGAACCCCTCTCCCGCGTCGCCTCGCGCTACGGGGTCCCTTACGGCAAGGACCCGATGCAGGAGGCCGAGGCCGCGGCCCGCCTCGCGGCCGGCAACGTCGGCTACGAGGTCAGCGCCTTCACCGACACGACACAGGTGAAGGTCTCGCGCGGTCGCTCGACAGGCAAGGGTGGCTGGAGCCAGGACCGCTACACGCGGCGCATCCACGGGAACGTCAAGAAGCGTGCCCGCGAGGTCGAGTCGACCCTCACCGAGGCCGCCCTCGACTACGAGGTGGACGTGACCGAGAAGTACGGCGGCTACTCCAGCGCGGTGTTCTCGGTGGACGCCCACCCTGCCGACATCCCACTCTCGCGGAACCGGTCGGGCGACACCCGCATCGAGATAGAACGCGAGCGCCGCGACGGCATCGAGTTCGAACCCCTCGCGAAGCGCCGCGACCACGTCATCGTCGGGGTCGACCCCGGCACGACGACCGCGGTCGCCATCGTCGGCCTCGACGGGCAGGTGCTGGACGTGCTCTCGACCCGGACCGCCGACATGGCCGCCGTCATCGAGTGGGTGGTCGAACGCGGCCGCCCCGTCATCGTCGCCGCCGACGTGACGCCGATGCCGAACACGGTTCAACGTGTCCGCACGAGCTTCGACGCCGTCGGCTGGGAGCCGACGAGTGATCTGCCGGTCGACGAGAAGCAACACCGGACCCGCGAGACGGGGTACGACAACGACCACGAGCGCGACGCGCTCGCGGCGGCCCTGTTCGCCTACGACGACCACGAGGACCAGTTCGACCGTATCGCCCGCAAGACGCCGCCCCAGCTCGACCTCGGGACGGTCACGGCGAAGGTGCTCGCCGGCGAGGGCAACGTCGAGGCCGTCATCGACGACCTCACCGAGTCCGAGGACGAGGGCGAGGAGGAGCACGAGCACGACCCACGCGAACTGACCCAGGAGGAGAAGCGCATCCGCGACCTCGAACGACAGGTCGAACGCCTCGACGAGCACGTCGATTCGCTCGAGTCGACCATCGAGGAGAAGGACGAGCGTATCGAGGAACTCGAGCAAGAGCTCTCCGAGGCCCGCCGCGAGGAGCGCCGGGAGGCCCGCGAACGCCGGACCGTCACGCGACTGGAGCGCCGGAACCGGGCGCTCGAACGCGACCTGGACGAGAAGGACGAGGAGATCGAGGCCCTCGAGGGCAAGCTGAAGCGGCTCAAGGAGCTGTGGAAGCTCGACCACTCGAACTTCGCGGACGTTTCGGAGAAGAAGAAGGGCCTCGTCCCGGTCAAACCCGTCGACAAGTTCACCAAGGACGCCATCGACGCCGCCCACGAGAGCTACGGGCTGGCGAAGGGCGACGTGGTGTACCTGCGCGACGCCTCCGGGGCCGGCCCGTCGACCGCCGAGAAGCTGGTCGCCCACGAGCCCCGGGTCGTCATCAAGGACGGCGGCCTGTCGGAGGCGGCCGACCAGATCCTGTTCGAGCACCGCATCCCGGTCGGCCCGGCCGACGACGTGGCGATGCAGGAGGTCGACGAACTCGCGGTCGCCCGCGAGGACGACGTGAAGGCCGTCATCGCGGACTGGGAAGACCGCGCCGAGGAGCGCAAGAAGTCCCAGAAGAACGAGATGGTCGACCAGATAATCAGCGAACACCGGGCCGAGCGCGGCACCGGGCGGTTCTAA
- a CDS encoding DUF4382 domain-containing protein: protein MTRSNVLAALAMAALLVTAGCMGGAVDGTQTASPNSDGTATDGSGGDATMSFYVSDRPGAIDDFEHLNVTITKVGMHRTGDVSGDDTESDANETETETNTSTTTSTSTTVEEPNETTHTMTDTMTNQSVDAKQEETETDNETETATDNETETETESESDNETETESESAEADDSESEDGWTTHQVDSKTVDLTELRGANASKLADFQVQSGDYDKVFVYVSNVEGTLKNGDKVNVKLPSGKLQINKEFTVQEGENTKFVFDIMIHKAGNSGKYVLRPVISESGTADQVEIDDVDDDSDDESAEGEDSDDESAELTAELQGQVKAGETVTLTVTNASGPVEGANVTVNGEAAGQTDADGTLSIDVPDAEDLEIEVENGDAETELERKITGNNGNGGGNGNNAIVAAVAALF, encoded by the coding sequence ATGACGCGATCAAACGTCCTGGCGGCCCTCGCGATGGCCGCCCTGCTCGTGACCGCCGGCTGCATGGGTGGCGCAGTCGACGGCACGCAGACAGCTTCCCCGAACAGTGACGGTACAGCAACCGATGGTAGCGGTGGCGACGCCACGATGTCCTTCTACGTGAGCGACCGCCCGGGTGCGATCGATGACTTCGAACACCTCAACGTGACCATCACGAAGGTCGGCATGCACCGGACCGGTGACGTCTCTGGCGACGACACGGAGTCGGACGCGAACGAGACGGAGACCGAGACGAACACGTCGACCACGACCAGCACCTCGACGACCGTCGAGGAGCCCAACGAGACGACGCACACGATGACGGACACCATGACGAACCAGTCCGTCGACGCGAAGCAAGAGGAGACGGAGACCGACAACGAGACGGAAACCGCGACCGACAACGAGACGGAAACCGAGACCGAGTCCGAGTCTGACAACGAGACCGAGACCGAGTCTGAGAGCGCAGAAGCCGACGACTCCGAGTCCGAAGACGGCTGGACGACCCACCAGGTCGACAGCAAGACCGTCGACCTGACCGAGCTTCGCGGCGCGAACGCCTCGAAACTCGCCGACTTCCAGGTGCAGTCCGGGGACTACGACAAGGTCTTCGTCTACGTCAGCAACGTCGAAGGCACGCTGAAGAACGGCGACAAGGTGAACGTCAAGCTCCCCAGCGGGAAGCTCCAGATCAACAAGGAGTTCACCGTCCAGGAGGGTGAGAACACCAAGTTCGTCTTCGACATCATGATCCACAAGGCCGGCAACTCGGGCAAGTACGTCCTCCGGCCGGTCATCAGCGAGTCCGGTACCGCTGACCAGGTCGAGATTGACGACGTCGACGACGACAGCGACGACGAAAGCGCCGAGGGTGAGGACAGCGACGACGAAAGCGCCGAGCTGACCGCCGAACTGCAGGGTCAGGTCAAGGCCGGCGAGACGGTCACCCTGACGGTCACGAACGCGAGCGGCCCCGTCGAGGGCGCGAACGTGACGGTCAACGGTGAAGCAGCCGGTCAGACCGACGCAGACGGCACGCTCAGCATCGACGTGCCGGACGCCGAGGACCTCGAGATAGAGGTCGAGAACGGTGACGCCGAGACCGAGCTCGAACGCAAGATAACGGGTAACAACGGCAACGGTGGCGGCAACGGTAACAACGCCATCGTCGCCGCGGTCGCAGCCCTCTTCTAA
- a CDS encoding helix-turn-helix transcriptional regulator, which yields MEARETTEDVSHGAAFALLGNETRVAILRELWASAKDGPVPFSELRERVGMRDSGQFNYHLTKLTDTFVRKVEAEDDEDGEGGYTLRFAGVSVVGAILSGAYQQAGFDDPIPVDGECIRCGGVLELAYEHERANLSCTECDNFTTQSNVPAGVFSEVDLAETPAVFDRWIRSQVDQVAAGFCMLCQGPTGFEVSIGGGTALDAADENEVLVQYECERCGATVFVTVTEAMTRHPAVVSFYYDHGLDLREEPTWALDWLLDEVTIVSEDPLVVSFDVTLDDETLRLTVDDRLTLVEEERLPVEQART from the coding sequence ATGGAAGCGAGGGAAACAACCGAGGACGTCTCCCACGGGGCGGCGTTCGCGCTCCTGGGGAACGAGACACGGGTGGCCATCCTGCGCGAGCTCTGGGCGAGCGCGAAAGACGGGCCGGTGCCGTTCTCGGAGCTGCGTGAACGTGTCGGGATGCGCGACTCCGGCCAGTTCAACTACCACCTGACGAAGCTCACCGACACCTTCGTCAGGAAGGTCGAGGCCGAGGACGACGAGGACGGCGAGGGTGGGTACACGCTCCGGTTCGCTGGTGTCTCGGTCGTCGGGGCTATCCTCTCGGGGGCGTACCAGCAGGCCGGGTTCGACGACCCGATTCCGGTCGATGGCGAGTGTATCCGGTGTGGCGGCGTGCTCGAGCTGGCCTACGAGCACGAGCGCGCGAACCTCTCGTGCACCGAGTGCGACAACTTCACCACCCAGTCGAACGTCCCGGCGGGCGTGTTCTCCGAGGTCGACCTCGCGGAGACGCCCGCCGTGTTCGACCGCTGGATCCGGTCGCAGGTCGACCAGGTCGCGGCGGGCTTCTGCATGCTCTGTCAGGGCCCGACCGGGTTCGAGGTCTCCATCGGGGGTGGGACCGCGCTCGACGCGGCCGACGAGAACGAGGTACTGGTCCAGTACGAGTGTGAGCGCTGTGGTGCAACGGTCTTCGTGACCGTCACCGAGGCGATGACCCGCCACCCGGCCGTCGTCTCGTTCTACTACGACCACGGGCTCGACCTCCGCGAGGAACCGACCTGGGCGCTCGACTGGCTGCTCGACGAGGTCACCATCGTCTCCGAGGACCCGCTCGTCGTCTCCTTCGACGTCACGCTCGATGACGAGACGTTGCGACTGACGGTGGACGACCGGCTGACCCTCGTCGAGGAGGAACGGCTGCCCGTCGAGCAGGCCCGCACCTGA
- a CDS encoding AAA family ATPase — MDAPLWTDVHAPDLADLPQDEAREYLEKAVSEPMNLILHGPPGSGKTAAVRALARESHDDPENDLVEINVADFFGRTKTEIKNDPRFESFLVGKSDLSKRDMINHVLKESASYAPVSGTYKTVVLDNAEDIRVDFQQALRRVMERYHRTTQFVICTRQPTKLIPPIRSRCFPVSFRAVRNAETVDVLQNIVEAEGVDYEDDGLQYVAGYAEGDLREAILATQTVYTNEGEVTMQSAYETIGEVGDEEVIQSMLDDAEAGEFTDARSTLDDLLVDEGYSGQEVLDSVLRVARKRYDGDRLARLHELAGEIDVDMSEGTSDRVHLSHLLAELGRGTA, encoded by the coding sequence ATGGACGCGCCGCTGTGGACCGACGTACACGCCCCGGACCTCGCGGACCTCCCGCAAGACGAGGCTCGTGAGTACCTCGAGAAGGCCGTCTCGGAACCGATGAACCTCATCCTCCACGGCCCACCCGGGAGTGGCAAGACCGCGGCGGTGCGCGCACTCGCCCGTGAGTCCCACGACGACCCCGAGAACGACCTCGTGGAGATCAACGTCGCGGACTTCTTCGGGCGGACGAAGACCGAGATCAAGAACGACCCGCGCTTCGAGTCGTTCCTCGTCGGCAAGTCCGACCTCTCCAAGCGCGACATGATCAACCACGTCCTCAAGGAGTCCGCGAGCTACGCGCCGGTCTCGGGCACGTACAAGACCGTCGTGCTGGACAACGCCGAGGACATCCGCGTCGACTTCCAGCAGGCGCTCCGCCGGGTGATGGAGCGCTACCACCGGACGACGCAGTTCGTCATCTGCACGCGCCAGCCGACGAAGCTCATCCCGCCGATCCGCTCGCGCTGCTTCCCGGTGTCGTTCCGGGCCGTGAGGAACGCCGAGACGGTCGACGTGCTCCAGAACATCGTGGAAGCCGAGGGTGTCGACTACGAGGACGACGGCCTGCAGTACGTCGCCGGCTACGCCGAGGGAGACCTCCGCGAGGCCATCCTGGCGACGCAGACGGTCTACACGAACGAGGGCGAGGTGACGATGCAGTCCGCCTACGAGACCATCGGTGAGGTCGGCGACGAAGAGGTCATCCAGTCGATGCTGGACGACGCCGAAGCTGGCGAGTTCACGGACGCCCGGAGCACGCTGGACGACCTGCTCGTCGACGAGGGCTACAGCGGACAGGAGGTGCTGGACTCGGTCCTGCGGGTGGCTCGCAAGCGCTACGACGGCGACCGGCTGGCACGACTCCACGAACTCGCAGGCGAGATCGACGTGGACATGAGCGAGGGGACCTCGGACCGGGTGCACCTCTCGCACCTGCTGGCGGAGCTCGGGCGCGGGACGGCCTGA
- a CDS encoding HIT family protein has protein sequence MDCIFCDIVAGEADALVLDETDETLAFAPLDPFSEGHLLVVPKAHHESLFDIPEEALRAVSDHARDIATRLQRHGFDGVNLLHDSGEAAHQSVAHFHLHVAPRRAGDGLDLWPEHEYESRGRDVDYSAVREALGGDK, from the coding sequence ATGGACTGTATCTTCTGTGATATCGTCGCCGGCGAGGCCGACGCGCTCGTCCTCGACGAGACCGACGAGACGCTCGCGTTCGCCCCCCTCGACCCCTTCTCGGAGGGACACCTACTGGTCGTTCCGAAAGCGCACCACGAGAGCCTGTTCGACATCCCCGAGGAGGCTCTTCGGGCGGTCAGCGACCACGCGAGGGACATCGCGACCCGCCTCCAGAGACACGGCTTCGACGGCGTGAACCTCCTTCACGACAGCGGCGAGGCCGCCCATCAGTCGGTCGCACACTTCCACCTGCACGTCGCGCCGCGGCGAGCCGGGGACGGGCTGGACCTCTGGCCAGAGCACGAATACGAGTCACGGGGACGGGACGTGGACTACTCGGCGGTTCGTGAGGCGCTCGGTGGTGACAAGTAA
- the rnz gene encoding ribonuclease Z: MSLRVTFLGTSGAVPTTQRNPSAIYCQREGEGFLFDCAEGTQRQMMRFGTGFGIDHIFVTHTHGDHVLGIPGLLQTMDFNERDEALAIHCPAGERRLVEGLVRATGNRPSFPVRVHEVSPGDVALDRDEYEIRVFDVEHRTNAVGYALIEADRKGRFDREHAEELGVPVGPKFSKLHEGTPVELDDGTVVHPEEVVGDPRPGRRFVYTGDTEPVGATAEIAENADLLVHDATFAEDGRERAGKTGHSTAKQAAELARRAGVKRLALTHISSRYANDVTAHEEEAEAVFDGEVFVPEDGDTVEIPYPESE, from the coding sequence ATGTCGCTTCGCGTGACGTTCCTCGGGACCAGTGGGGCCGTACCGACGACCCAGCGCAACCCGTCGGCCATCTACTGCCAGCGCGAGGGCGAGGGGTTCCTGTTCGACTGCGCGGAGGGGACCCAGCGCCAGATGATGCGCTTCGGAACCGGCTTCGGTATCGACCACATCTTCGTCACGCACACGCACGGGGACCACGTCCTCGGGATTCCCGGCCTGCTCCAGACGATGGACTTCAACGAGCGCGACGAGGCGCTCGCCATCCACTGCCCGGCGGGTGAGCGCCGCCTCGTCGAGGGACTCGTCCGGGCGACCGGCAACCGGCCGTCGTTCCCGGTCCGGGTCCACGAGGTGAGCCCTGGTGACGTCGCCCTCGACCGTGACGAGTACGAGATCCGCGTCTTCGACGTGGAGCACCGCACGAATGCGGTGGGGTATGCGCTGATCGAGGCCGACCGGAAGGGTCGGTTCGACCGGGAGCACGCGGAGGAACTGGGCGTGCCGGTCGGGCCGAAGTTCTCGAAACTCCACGAGGGAACCCCGGTCGAACTCGACGACGGCACCGTGGTCCACCCGGAAGAGGTCGTCGGGGACCCCCGTCCCGGCCGACGCTTCGTCTACACCGGCGACACGGAACCGGTGGGTGCGACGGCCGAAATAGCCGAGAACGCGGACCTGCTGGTCCACGACGCCACGTTCGCGGAGGACGGCCGCGAGCGCGCGGGCAAGACGGGCCACTCCACGGCGAAACAGGCCGCCGAACTCGCCCGTCGGGCCGGGGTCAAGCGCCTCGCGCTCACCCACATCTCCTCTCGCTACGCGAACGACGTCACGGCACACGAGGAAGAGGCCGAAGCGGTGTTCGACGGTGAGGTGTTCGTCCCGGAGGACGGCGACACCGTCGAGATTCCGTACCCGGAGAGCGAGTGA
- a CDS encoding tryptophan--tRNA ligase, translating into MTHHDDTTDAPHATNDSQHDDFTVTPYEVAGTVDYERLLEQFGADRLTPEQVARFPDHPMLRRGIYYAGRDVDPYLDAAENDEPHSIVTGIGPSGPMHIGHVLVFYLAKRLQEVTGAHVYIPLSDDEKYYSKDLTYPEIGEYTRQNLRDLLAVGFDPDLTTIVVDTADADVVYPLASAFAKHLTQATVDATYGDPENVGLSFYPAVQTAHLLLPQLVHGAHPTLVPVAVDQDPHIRVCRDVAAKQRFPVQKPGALLGKFLPDLSGPGKMSSSADVPSITLDDDPETVRDTVLTHAFSGGQTSLEAHREHGGDPTVDVSFQLLRFFFEPDDDEVDRLAREYRAGELLSGELKERAAERISEFLAEHQDRKAALGSLDDELPAYRLGADARRTALDAVGIGGL; encoded by the coding sequence ATGACACACCACGACGACACGACAGACGCACCGCACGCCACGAACGACAGCCAGCACGACGACTTCACCGTCACACCCTACGAGGTCGCCGGGACGGTCGATTACGAGAGACTGCTCGAGCAGTTCGGTGCGGACCGCCTCACCCCCGAGCAGGTCGCGCGGTTCCCCGACCACCCGATGCTCCGGCGGGGCATCTACTACGCCGGCCGGGATGTCGACCCGTACCTCGACGCCGCCGAGAACGACGAGCCCCACAGCATCGTCACCGGTATCGGGCCGTCGGGGCCGATGCACATCGGGCACGTCCTCGTGTTCTACCTCGCGAAGCGACTCCAGGAAGTCACGGGCGCACACGTCTACATCCCGCTGTCGGACGACGAGAAGTACTACTCGAAGGACCTCACGTATCCCGAAATCGGCGAGTACACGCGACAGAACCTGCGGGACCTCCTCGCGGTCGGGTTCGACCCCGACCTGACGACCATCGTCGTCGACACGGCCGACGCCGACGTGGTGTACCCCCTCGCGAGCGCGTTCGCGAAGCACCTTACACAGGCGACGGTCGACGCGACCTACGGCGACCCGGAGAACGTCGGCCTCTCGTTCTACCCGGCGGTCCAGACCGCCCATCTCCTGCTGCCCCAGCTCGTCCACGGCGCGCACCCGACGCTGGTGCCGGTCGCGGTCGACCAGGACCCGCACATCCGGGTGTGTCGGGACGTGGCCGCGAAACAGCGCTTTCCAGTACAGAAACCGGGCGCGCTCCTGGGTAAATTCCTGCCGGACCTCTCGGGGCCGGGCAAGATGTCGAGCAGCGCCGACGTGCCGAGCATCACCCTCGACGACGACCCCGAGACGGTCCGCGATACCGTGTTGACCCACGCCTTCTCGGGTGGCCAGACGAGCCTCGAAGCGCACCGTGAACACGGTGGCGACCCGACGGTCGACGTGTCGTTCCAGTTGCTCCGGTTCTTCTTCGAGCCGGACGACGACGAGGTCGACCGACTCGCCCGCGAGTACCGGGCTGGCGAACTCCTCAGCGGGGAGTTGAAAGAACGGGCCGCCGAGCGAATCAGCGAGTTCCTCGCCGAACACCAGGACCGGAAGGCTGCCCTGGGTTCCCTCGACGACGAACTGCCGGCGTACCGGCTCGGAGCCGACGCGAGACGGACCGCCCTCGATGCCGTCGGCATCGGGGGACTCTGA